TCGCGGGTGATCGAGAACGGCGCCGTCTTCGAGAAGGGCGGCGTCAACTTCTCCCATGTGTATGGCGCCGAGCTGCCGGCCTCGGCCAGCGCGGCGCGTCCGGAACTCGCCGGTCGCAGCTTCCATGCGGTCGGCGTGTCCTGGGTGCTGCATCCGACGAACCCCCATGTGCCGACCAGCCACGGCAATGTGCGCTTCTTCATCGCCGAGAAGGAGGGCGAGGCGCCGGTGTGGTGGTTCGGGGGCGGCTATGATCTGACGCCCTTCTATCCGGTATTCGAGGACGTGGTGCACTGGCACCGGGTGGCGCAGGACGCCTGCGCCCCCTTCGGCGAGCATGTCTATGCCCGCTACAAGGCCTGGTGCGACGACTACTTCTATCTCAAGCACCGCGACGAGACCCGCGGCGTGGGCGGGCTCTTCTTCGATGACCTCAACCAGGGCGGCTTCGAGGACGCCTTCGCCTTTCAGCAGGCCGTGGGGGACAGCTTCCTCGACGCCTACCTGCCGATTGTCAGGCGCCGCCGCGACGACGCCTATGGTGAGCGGGAGCGCAACTTCCAGCTCTACCGGCGCGGGCGCTACGTGGAGTTCAACCTGGTCTGGGACCGCGGCACCCTGTTCGGCCTGCAGAGCGGCGGGCGCACCGAGTCGATCCTGATGTCGATGCCGCCGGCGGCGCACTGGCACTATGGCTGGACCCCGGAGCCCGACAGTCCCGAAGAGGTGCTGTACCGGGACTACCTGCGGCCCAGGGACTGGCTCGCCGAAGCCGATGGCCAGACACAAGGCCGCGCCCAGGCGGAGGGACAGTCATGAGCGATCGCTACTGCGTATTCGGCCACCCCATCGGCCATTCCAAGTCGCCGCAGATCCACACGGCCTTTGCCGTCCAGAGCGGCGATGACATGGAATACACCGCCATCGAGGCACCTCGTGACGACTTCGCCGGCGCCTGGCGCGACTTCGTGGCGGCGGGCGGCCGCGGCGCCAATGTCACCGTGCCCTTCAAGGAAGAAGCCTTTCGCCTCTGTGAGGTGCTGAGCCCCCGAGCCCGGCGCGCCGGCGCGGTGAACACCCTGGTGCTCGGCAAGGACGGGCGCACCTTCGGCGATACCACCGATGGCATCGGTCTGGTACGCGACCTCAAGCATCACGGCGTCACGCTCGAAGGCGCCCGGGTGCTGGTGCTGGGCGCCGGCGGCGCGGTGCGCGGGGTGATCGAGCCGCTGTTGGCCGAGGGGCCCTGTGAGCTGATGATCGCCAACCGCACCGCCGAGAAGGCGACTGGCCTGGCCGCGGACTTCGCCGCGCTGAATGATGGCCGGACTCGCCTGCACGGCGGCGGCTTCGATGCCGTGGCGGGGTCCTTCGATGTGGTGATCAACGGCACCAGCGCGAGCCTAGGCGGCGACCTGCCGCCGCTGCCGGACGATCTGTTCGCGCCTGGTGCCACCGCCTACGACATGATGTACGGCGCCAAGCCAACGGTCTTCCTTAACTGGGCGGTCGAGCGCGGGGCGCGTGGCGTGGATGGCCTTGGGATGCTCGTCGAGCAGGCCGCCGAGTCCTTCTATCAGTGGCGCCAGCGTCGTCCCGATACGGCGCCGGTGCGTGACCTGCTGCGTCAGGCGCTGGCCGCCAGCGGTTAGGCCGTCTCTTCAGCCGCCCTCTTCAGCCCTTCTCTTCAAACCCTTTTTTCAAACCCAGGCCACCAACCAAAAACCCGCCGGTCGCAAGACCGGCGGGTTTTTGATGGGGCATGTGCGAGGGCTACTCAGATGGTGCTTCGCTCGCCTCGGCGAGCCCTCAGCGCTTCTTGACGTAAAGCCCCGTCATGGTCATACCAAGCCCCAGCACCGACAGCGCGAGGCCGCCGTTCACCAGCCAGGGCGCGCGTTCGAGCCAGGACACGAAGGGCTGCGGCGTGTCGCGGCAGGTGCCGGCGAGGTAATCCCAGTGACCGCCGTCGAGCAGGCAGCCGCGCACATCGCCGAGTTCCATGAAGTAGACCCCGAGCAGCAGCACGATCGGCAGGATCAGCAGCACGAGGCCGATCCGCATCAGTCTGGCGCGCATTAGGAAGCGGCGCGTCATCTAGGATCGGCCGCAGCTGGGCGTCTTGCCGGCCCGACGGGCCTGTTCAAAGCGGGGCACGGCCTCGTTCATGCTGGCCTTGAGGCCCGCGATGCGCTGGCTGTTGCTGGGGTGCGTGGACATCCAGGCGGGTGGCTGGCTGCCGCCCGCCTGGCTCATCTTCTCCCACAGGGTCACGCTGGCGCGGGGATCGAAGCCGGCATCGGCCATCAGCTGAATGCCCAGGGTATCGGCCTCGCTTTCATGACTGCGCGAGAAGGGCAGCAGGATGCCGAACTGGGCACCGGCGCCGAGCGCGCCCATCAGGGTATCGCCCTGGGGGCCCTGGAGCCCGGCGGCGGTCTGGATCACCGACAGGCCGAGCTGGGTGGCCTGCTGGGTCGAGACGCGCTCGTTGGCATGGCGCGCCAGTACGTGGGATACCTCGTGGCCGATCACCGCGGCCAGCTGATCCTGGGTGCTGGCGATGTCCAGAAGGCCGGTGTTGACGCCGATATAGCCGCCCGGCAGGGCGAAGGCGTTGGCCGAGGGGTCGTCGAAGACCTTGACCTGCCAGCTGGGTGCCAGGTCCGAGGACGGCAGTTCGGCGACGATCGCATTCGACACGCACTGCACGTAGCTAAGCGTGGCGCCACCCACCGTCGGCAGCTCCTGCTGGTACTGCTCGAAGGTCTGCGCGCCCATCTGGTTGAGCTGCTGATCGGACACCAGCGTCAGCTGCTGTCTCCCCGTGGGCGAGCTCGAGCAGGCGGCCAGGGCCAGGCTCAGGGCCCCCACGGCCATTCCTTGTATCCAACGCATGCTGGGATCCTCCTTAGGCCGGCAGCGGAAGGTCGCTTTACGGCGTGTCACGGTTTGCCACAAGATACTCCGATCGCCTGCGCGGGAAAACCGCGACGACAGACACGAAGGAGAAGGTACATGGATGAGGCCTTGAGCCGCCGCCTGCTTGAGCTGATGGAACGGGTGGAGCCCTGGCTGCCGCCCGCCGCCAGCGAGGTCGATTGGCAGCATGACATCGCCGCCCTGTGGCAGCGTCATGCACTGGGCGGGCAGCTGACGCCGGTCCCACCTCGAGACGCCCTTGGCCTGAATGACCTGCTGGGCATCGAGCGACAGAAGCGCGCGCTCATCGACAATACCCGCGCCTTCCTGCGTGGCTATCCCGCCAACCATGCTTTGCTGTGGGGCGCGCGAGGCAGTGGCAAGTCGTCGCTGGTCCGGGCCCTGCTCAATGGACTGGCCCCCGAGGGGCTGCGCCTGGTGCAGGTGGACCGGCACGACCTGGCCGGGCTGCCGCGTCTGGTGGCCTTGCTGCGCAACGAGCCCCATCGTTTCGTGGTGTATTGCGACGACCTGTCCTTCGAGGGCCACGACGATGCCTACAAGGCGCTTAAGAGCGTGCTCGACGGCGCCATCACCGGCCCGCCCGACAACGTGCTGCTCTACGCCACCTCCAACCGGCGCCATCTGCTGCCGGAGTCCATGAGCGACAATCAGGCCACCCGGGTGGTGGACGATGAGCTGCATCATGGGGACGCCGTCGAAGAGAAGATCTCGCTCTCCGATCGCTTCGGCCTCTGGCTGGCCTTCCATCCCTTCAGTCAGGACGGCTACCTGGCGACCTGTCGGCACTGGGTCAGCCACCTCGGGACCGCCGAGGACTGGTCGTCCGATGCCCAGGCCGAGGCGGTGCGTTACGCCACCCTGCGCGGCGGACGCAGCGGCCGCATCGCCTGGCAGTTTGCCTGCCAGTGGGTGGGGCGGCGCCGCCTGGAAGCCGAGGCCTGAGTTTGGACCTGAGCCTAGGCCTGAGCCGAGTTCTTATCTGGGCCTTAGTCTGCGGCAGACTCAGTAGCTGGCTCGCGAGCCGCGAGCCGCCTTATCCCGCGCCGCTCTGAGGCAACATGCCCTGGGACATCAGAGCGCCGCCCTCTCCGACATCCAGCTTGAGGCGTGGCATCAAGAGGCCGGCGGGCAGCGTCATACCGAGCCCGCTCAGGCTGCCCGGAGTGATCGAGAGCTCGCTGCCGGCGGGCAGGTTGCCGGTGCTGGCCATCTGCTGAGCCATGGCGACCAGCGGGTCGAGCTGGCTGCTGTCGGCCTTGAGCAGGTCGAACGACAGTGGCAGTCGCAGGTCGGCCTCGTCCCCAGAGCTCAGGCTCACATCCTGATCGTAGCGGCCGCTGATGGCGTCCAGGCCCGGCATGTCGAGAGTCCAGCCGAAGCCGGCCATCTGCACCGGGGGAAGGCCGGCGGGCAGGCCCAGCCCCAACGCCATGGTGGCCTTTAGGGGCAGGCTGCCCATGCCGAGACTCGAGGCCACCAGGGAACCGATGTCACTGGTGTCGAGGCCGGCATCGATCTGGTAGGGCCCGATGCTGACCTTCTCGATGCCGAGCGAGGTGACCGCCAGGCGCATGGCGAAGAGCCCGGTCTGGGGCAGCGCGAAGCAGGCACTCAGCAGCATCAGCAGGCCGATGGTCAGCGCCTGGCGCCAGGCACGGCATCGGTGGAGCAGGGCCTGGGGCGAGCGGATCAACCGAGACCGGTTCAAACGAGACCGGATCGAATGAGACAGAGTCAGGCGAGAAAGAGCGAAGTGAGACAGGTTTAAGCAAGACATGATGGCACCCCTCGGCATCCATCCACGGAGGCTTCAGCATAGTCGCATAGTCGAGGGCGCCCACAACGCGCAGCCCCCGCCGGACGAGGTCGGGCGGGGGCAGGCGCATGGGGACGGTGGGGGTGAGAACGCTAGCGGCGGTTCTTGCGGGCTTCCTTGGTCCGGTTGAGCTCGCGCTTCTTGGCCTTCTCGCGATCGCCGGCGCCGGCCATGTTGTCATACGGGTTCTTGCCGGAGCGGAACTCGAAGCGGATCGGTGTGCCGCGCACCTTGAGCACCTTGCGGAAGGTGTTGGTCAGGAAGCGCTTGTAGGCTTCCGGCAGCGCCTCGGTCTGGTTGCCGTGGACGACGATGATCGGCGGATTGCTGCCGCCCTGGTGCGCCATGCGCAGCTTGATGCGGCGGCCATGGACCAGCGGCGGCTGATGCTCGGTGACCGCATCCTGCAGGATGTTGGTCAGTCGGTTGGTCGACCAGTGGCTGTTGGCGGAGGCGAAGGCGCGGTCGATGGACGGATAGAGATCGCCCACCGCGGTGCCGTGCAGGGCCGAGATGAAGTGCATCTCGGCATAGTCGGCGAAGCCCAGGCGGCGCTTGATGGCGGCGCGCATCTTGTCCTTGGCCTCGGCCTCCAGGCCGTCCCACTTGTTGACCGCTAGCACCAGGGCGCGCCCGGAGCTCAGCACATAGTCGAGCAGATGCAGGTCCTGCTCGACCAGGCCGGAGCGCGCGTCCAGCACCATGATCGCGACATGGCACTCCTTGATGGCGTCGAGGGTCTTGATGATCGAGAACTTCTCGGCGATCTCCTTGACGTTCTTGCGCCGGCGCACACCAGCGGTGTCCACCAGTACATAGGGCTTGCCGCGGCGCTCGAAGGGGATCTCGATGGCGTCGCGGGTGGTGCCGGCCTCGTCGAAGACCACCACCCGGTCCTCGCCGAGCAGGCGATTGACCAGGGTCGACTTGCCGACGTTGGGCCGGCCGATCACGCCGATGCGGATGCCGTTGCTCAGGTCGGGGGGCGCGGCATTGGCCTCACGCTCGGGGAAGGGTGCGAGCACTTCCTCGATCAGCGAGGTGACGTTGCGGCCGTGGGCCGCGGCGATCGGGCGCGGGTCGCCGATGCCCAGTCCCCAGAAGTCACCGGAGGCGGTGTCTTCATCCAGGCCGTCGGTCTTGTTGACCACCAGCCAGGTCTTCTTCTGGTTGACCCGCAGGTGGTTGGCGATGGCCTCGTCGGCGACGTTCAGGCCGGCGCGGCCGTCGACCATGAACAGCACGATGTCGGCCTCGTCGATGGCCAGCAGCGACTGTTCGGCCATGGCGGCGTCGATGCCTTGCTCGTCGCCGCTGATGCCGCCGGTATCGATCACCGTGTAGGTCTTGTCGCCGAGCGCCCCGTTGCCGTACTTGCGGTCACGGGTGAGGCCCGGGAAATCGGCCACCAGGGCGTCCCGCGAACGGGTCAGGCGGTTGAAGAGCGTGGACTTGCCGACATTGGGTCGGCCGACCAGGGCGATGACAGGATTCATGGTAGTTCGCGGATCTCCAGCGCCTCGAGGCGCCCGTCGTTGGCCAGCGCATGGATGCGCCGACCGTCAGTGAGGGGGCGCAGGCTGATGCCTGAGCTATCGATGTGCTCGCGACCGGCCAGGCGGCCGTCGGTGGCATCGAGCAGGTGCACATAGCCTTCGAAGTCGCCGAGCACCAGCTTGCCATCGGCGAAGGCCGGGGCAGTCAGCTGGCGACCCTCGAGGGTGTTGCTGCGCCATTTGAGTTGGCCGGACAGGGCGTCCAGCGCCAGCACATGGCTGGCATCGTCGATGATGAAGAGGGTCTCGCCGACCAGCAGCGGCGACAGGTAGCTCGAGATATCGCGCTCCCAGATCAGCTCGCCGCTCTGGGCCTCCAGGGCCACCAGGCGACCGTGGTAGCTGGTCAGATAGAGCCGACCGTCGCGGGTCAGCAGCGGTTCGCCATCGAGATCGATCAGGCGATCCACCTCGCTACGGCCCTTGGGCACGGCGATGCGCTGTTCCCACAGCGGCTGGCCGCTGCGGTTATCCAGGGTCGCGACCCGGCCGTTGGCGAAGCCGGCGAAGGTCACCGGCTCGATGACTCGGGGGGTGCCGGTGCCACGCAGGGTCAGCGCCGGGTCGCTGGTGGTGTAGACCCATTGCTCGGCGCCGCTCTCGCGCTCGAGCGCCGTCACGCTGCCGTCGACGCTCTGCACGACGAGCTGCTGCTGGTTGGGCTGGGGCGCGGCCAGCACTTCGCTGGGCACCCGGGAGCGCCACAGCACCTTGCCATTGGCCTGATCGATGGCCAGCACCTCGCCATTGCGGGTGCCGAGATAGAGTCGCTCGGCCACGGCGGTCAGGCCGCTGGAGACGGGATGATCCAGCGTGACCGTCCAGCGACGCTTGCCGTTGGCAGCATCGATGGCCATCAGTTCGCCCTCGGCATCGGCGGCAAACAGGGTGTCGCCGTCCTGGGCCGGGCTGATCGGGTAGCGCGCCTCGCCCAGGCCGTCGCCGACCTGGAGCGACCAGAGGTTATCCAGCGTCACGCGCTCGGTGAAGCTGGTGAGCTCCTTGGGCGGGGTCTCGGGTTCGACCTGACCGGCGCAGCCGGCGAGCAGGCCAAGTGACGCCAGGGCGATCACCAGGGTCGATTTCATAGCGTGGCTTCCTCTGCGCCGAGGTTGTCGAGCTTGAGCCTTGTGCCGAACAGGGGCTGACCGCCTGCCTCGGCGGTGGCCAGCGCCTCGCGATAGGCGTCGCGGGCCTCGTCCTGGTTGCCGAGCGCCAGCTGGGCGTCGCCACGTAGCTCCAGGCGCTGGGCGTCGAGGGCCTTGCTTGCGATGGCGTCCAGGGTGGCAAGCGCCGTGTCGGCTTCGTCGGCGGCCAGCTCAAGGCGGGCCAGACGCAGCCGCGCCAGGTCCTTCAGGTAGCCACGCTCGGTGCCTTCGATCAGCGCGGACAGGGCCGCACGGGCGCCGGCCAGGTCGCCATCGGCCACCGCCAGGCGTGCCTCGATCAGCGTGGCCAGGTCGGCGTAGAGGCTGCCGCCATGCTCGTCGTTGAGGGCGGTCACCTGTTCGCGGGCCTGGGCCAGGGCGGCGTCTTCAAGCGTCGGCTGGCTGGCCAGGGTCAGCAGCTGCTGGTAGCGCATGGAGGCGGCCTCGGCCTGGTTGGCCTGATAGCCTTGCCAGGCCTTCCAGCCGAAGATCCCGGCGGCGGCGATGACCACGCCGGCGATCAGCGAGGTGCCGTTTTCCTTCCACCAGCGCTTGATGGCCTCCAGCTGTTCTTCTTCGGTGTTCAGCTCCGCCACGGGCGGTCTCCTTGCGTCAGTGACCCGCCGCGCCGGCAGCCGGCGCGGGGATGGGCATCATGGATGGTCAGGCGTGGCCCAGCGGCCGGTCGACCAGCGCCGGCAGGACCTCGGCGAGGGTCTCGCGGGACAGGCGCTGCTGCTCGCGGTCCTCGCGCAGGAACTTGACGGTCACGGCATTCTCGGCGAGCTCTTCCTCGCCGATCAACAGCGCGAGCCGGGCGCCGCTCTTGTCGGCCTTCTTGATCTGGCTCTTGAAGCTGCCGCCGCCGCAGTGCACCTGGGCCCGCAGCTCGGGCAGGGCGCTGCGCAGGGTCTCGCCGAGCAGCAGGGCGCTGCGGGTGGCCGCAGTGTCCATGCCGAGCACATAGACGTCCAGCGGCGGACGCGCCTCGTCGGGCACCAGCTCGAGGGTCTCGAGCAAAAGGATCAGCCGCTCGACGCCCATGGCGAAACCGACCGCCGGGGTCGGCTTGCCGCCGAGCTGCTCGACCAGGCCGTCGTAGCGGCCGCCGGCACAGACCGTGCCCTGGCTGCCGAGCGCGGTGGTGGTCCACTCGAAGACGGTGCGCGAGTAGTAATCGAGGCCGCGCACCAGGCGCGGGTTGACCACGTAGTCGATGCCGGCGGCATCGAGGATCGCGGTCAGCTGCTCGAAGTGGGCGCGGGAGTCCTCGTCGAGGTGATCCATCAGCTTGGGCGCGCCCTCGATCACCTCGGCCATCGCCGGGTTCTTGGAGTCGAGGATGCGCATCGGGTTGCTTCCGAGGCGCCGCCTGGAGTCCTCGTCGAGGGCGTCGGCGTGCTGCTCGAAGTAGGCCACCAGCAGGTCGCGATAGGCGGCGCGGGCCTCACTGGAGCCTAGCGAGTTGAGCTCCAGGGTCACGTGCTTGTCGAGGCCGAGCTGCTTCCACAGCCGCGCCGAGAGCAGGATGACCTCGGCGTCGATGTCCGGGCCTTCGAGGCCATAGGTCTCGATGCCGACCTGGTGGAACTGCCGATAGCGGCCCTTCTGGGGGCGTTCGTGGCGGAACATCGGACCCTGGTACCACAGCCGCTGGGTCTGGTTGTGCAGAAGGCCCTGTTCCATGGCCGCGCGCACGCAGCTCGCCGTGCCCTCGGGACGCAGGGTCAGGCTGTCGCCGTTGCGATCCTCGAAGGTGTACATCTCCTTCTCGACGATATCGGTGACCTCGCCGATCGAGCGCTTGAACAGCGCGGTCTGCTCGACCACCGGGGTGCGGATCTCGTCATAGCCGTAGCGGCCCATCAGGGCGCGGACCTGGCCCTCGAAGTACTGCCACAGGGGCGACTGGTCCGGCAGCAGGTCGTTCATGCCACGGATGGCCTGGATCTTCTTACTCAATGCTTGCTCCTTGAGGGGGTCGTCGGGCTCAGGCGTCCCGGGCGATGACGTCCTGCTCGGCCTGCTCCTTGAGGCGGACCCGTTCGCGAATCAGGGCCTCAAGATCGTCGACCAGATGGTCGTTGCGCAGCTTGCTGGCCGGCTTGCCGTCCAGATAGACGAGGTTGGCCGGGGAGCCACCGGTCAGACCGACATCGGTTTCCTTGGCTTCCCCGGGACCGTTGACCACGCAGCCGATCACCGAGACATCCAGCGGCGTCATGACGTCCTCGAGGCGTTCCTCGAGGGCGTTCATGGTGCCGATGACGTCGAAGTTCTGCCGTGAGCAGCTGGGGCAGGCGATGAAGTTGATGCCCTTGGCGCGCAGCTTGAGGCTCTTGAGCATGTCGAAGCCGACCTTGATCTCCTCGACCGGGTCGGCGGCCAGCGACACGCGAATGGTGTCGCCGATGCCGTCCATCAGCAGCATGCCCAGGCCGATCGATGACTTGACCGTGCCCGAGCGCAGGCCGCCGGCCTCGGTGATCCCCAGGTGCAGCGGCTGCTCGATGCGGGTCGCCAGATCGCGGTAGGCGGCCACCGCCATGAAGACGTCGGAGGCCTTGACGCTGACCTTGTATTCCTGGAAGTCGAGACGGTCGAGGTGATCGATATGGCGCATCGCCGATTCGACCAGGGCCGCCGGGGTCGGTTCGCCGTACTTCTTCTGCAGGTCCTTCTCCAGGGAGCCTGCATTGACGCCGATGCGGATCGGGATGCCG
The genomic region above belongs to Halomonas sp. YLGW01 and contains:
- the hemF gene encoding oxygen-dependent coproporphyrinogen oxidase, translated to MAHAHLDAVKTYLLDLQDRLCVALAAEDGVADFHEDAWERPAGGGGRSRVIENGAVFEKGGVNFSHVYGAELPASASAARPELAGRSFHAVGVSWVLHPTNPHVPTSHGNVRFFIAEKEGEAPVWWFGGGYDLTPFYPVFEDVVHWHRVAQDACAPFGEHVYARYKAWCDDYFYLKHRDETRGVGGLFFDDLNQGGFEDAFAFQQAVGDSFLDAYLPIVRRRRDDAYGERERNFQLYRRGRYVEFNLVWDRGTLFGLQSGGRTESILMSMPPAAHWHYGWTPEPDSPEEVLYRDYLRPRDWLAEADGQTQGRAQAEGQS
- the hisS gene encoding histidine--tRNA ligase, translated to MSKKIQAIRGMNDLLPDQSPLWQYFEGQVRALMGRYGYDEIRTPVVEQTALFKRSIGEVTDIVEKEMYTFEDRNGDSLTLRPEGTASCVRAAMEQGLLHNQTQRLWYQGPMFRHERPQKGRYRQFHQVGIETYGLEGPDIDAEVILLSARLWKQLGLDKHVTLELNSLGSSEARAAYRDLLVAYFEQHADALDEDSRRRLGSNPMRILDSKNPAMAEVIEGAPKLMDHLDEDSRAHFEQLTAILDAAGIDYVVNPRLVRGLDYYSRTVFEWTTTALGSQGTVCAGGRYDGLVEQLGGKPTPAVGFAMGVERLILLLETLELVPDEARPPLDVYVLGMDTAATRSALLLGETLRSALPELRAQVHCGGGSFKSQIKKADKSGARLALLIGEEELAENAVTVKFLREDREQQRLSRETLAEVLPALVDRPLGHA
- a CDS encoding ATP-binding protein, which produces MDEALSRRLLELMERVEPWLPPAASEVDWQHDIAALWQRHALGGQLTPVPPRDALGLNDLLGIERQKRALIDNTRAFLRGYPANHALLWGARGSGKSSLVRALLNGLAPEGLRLVQVDRHDLAGLPRLVALLRNEPHRFVVYCDDLSFEGHDDAYKALKSVLDGAITGPPDNVLLYATSNRRHLLPESMSDNQATRVVDDELHHGDAVEEKISLSDRFGLWLAFHPFSQDGYLATCRHWVSHLGTAEDWSSDAQAEAVRYATLRGGRSGRIAWQFACQWVGRRRLEAEA
- a CDS encoding M48 family metallopeptidase; its protein translation is MRWIQGMAVGALSLALAACSSSPTGRQQLTLVSDQQLNQMGAQTFEQYQQELPTVGGATLSYVQCVSNAIVAELPSSDLAPSWQVKVFDDPSANAFALPGGYIGVNTGLLDIASTQDQLAAVIGHEVSHVLARHANERVSTQQATQLGLSVIQTAAGLQGPQGDTLMGALGAGAQFGILLPFSRSHESEADTLGIQLMADAGFDPRASVTLWEKMSQAGGSQPPAWMSTHPSNSQRIAGLKASMNEAVPRFEQARRAGKTPSCGRS
- the aroE gene encoding shikimate dehydrogenase, which produces MSDRYCVFGHPIGHSKSPQIHTAFAVQSGDDMEYTAIEAPRDDFAGAWRDFVAAGGRGANVTVPFKEEAFRLCEVLSPRARRAGAVNTLVLGKDGRTFGDTTDGIGLVRDLKHHGVTLEGARVLVLGAGGAVRGVIEPLLAEGPCELMIANRTAEKATGLAADFAALNDGRTRLHGGGFDAVAGSFDVVINGTSASLGGDLPPLPDDLFAPGATAYDMMYGAKPTVFLNWAVERGARGVDGLGMLVEQAAESFYQWRQRRPDTAPVRDLLRQALAASG
- the der gene encoding ribosome biogenesis GTPase Der; protein product: MNPVIALVGRPNVGKSTLFNRLTRSRDALVADFPGLTRDRKYGNGALGDKTYTVIDTGGISGDEQGIDAAMAEQSLLAIDEADIVLFMVDGRAGLNVADEAIANHLRVNQKKTWLVVNKTDGLDEDTASGDFWGLGIGDPRPIAAAHGRNVTSLIEEVLAPFPEREANAAPPDLSNGIRIGVIGRPNVGKSTLVNRLLGEDRVVVFDEAGTTRDAIEIPFERRGKPYVLVDTAGVRRRKNVKEIAEKFSIIKTLDAIKECHVAIMVLDARSGLVEQDLHLLDYVLSSGRALVLAVNKWDGLEAEAKDKMRAAIKRRLGFADYAEMHFISALHGTAVGDLYPSIDRAFASANSHWSTNRLTNILQDAVTEHQPPLVHGRRIKLRMAHQGGSNPPIIVVHGNQTEALPEAYKRFLTNTFRKVLKVRGTPIRFEFRSGKNPYDNMAGAGDREKAKKRELNRTKEARKNRR
- a CDS encoding tetratricopeptide repeat protein, with the protein product MAELNTEEEQLEAIKRWWKENGTSLIAGVVIAAAGIFGWKAWQGYQANQAEAASMRYQQLLTLASQPTLEDAALAQAREQVTALNDEHGGSLYADLATLIEARLAVADGDLAGARAALSALIEGTERGYLKDLARLRLARLELAADEADTALATLDAIASKALDAQRLELRGDAQLALGNQDEARDAYREALATAEAGGQPLFGTRLKLDNLGAEEATL
- the ispG gene encoding flavodoxin-dependent (E)-4-hydroxy-3-methylbut-2-enyl-diphosphate synthase produces the protein MHAQSPIVRRRSRQIHVGNVPVGGDAPISVQSMTNTDTLDVASTVGQIQQLEAAGADIVRVSVPDMDAAEAFGRIKREVNVPLVADIHFDYKIALRVAELGVDCLRINPGNIGREDRVKAVVSAARDNGIPIRIGVNAGSLEKDLQKKYGEPTPAALVESAMRHIDHLDRLDFQEYKVSVKASDVFMAVAAYRDLATRIEQPLHLGITEAGGLRSGTVKSSIGLGMLLMDGIGDTIRVSLAADPVEEIKVGFDMLKSLKLRAKGINFIACPSCSRQNFDVIGTMNALEERLEDVMTPLDVSVIGCVVNGPGEAKETDVGLTGGSPANLVYLDGKPASKLRNDHLVDDLEALIRERVRLKEQAEQDVIARDA
- the bamB gene encoding outer membrane protein assembly factor BamB is translated as MKSTLVIALASLGLLAGCAGQVEPETPPKELTSFTERVTLDNLWSLQVGDGLGEARYPISPAQDGDTLFAADAEGELMAIDAANGKRRWTVTLDHPVSSGLTAVAERLYLGTRNGEVLAIDQANGKVLWRSRVPSEVLAAPQPNQQQLVVQSVDGSVTALERESGAEQWVYTTSDPALTLRGTGTPRVIEPVTFAGFANGRVATLDNRSGQPLWEQRIAVPKGRSEVDRLIDLDGEPLLTRDGRLYLTSYHGRLVALEAQSGELIWERDISSYLSPLLVGETLFIIDDASHVLALDALSGQLKWRSNTLEGRQLTAPAFADGKLVLGDFEGYVHLLDATDGRLAGREHIDSSGISLRPLTDGRRIHALANDGRLEALEIRELP